Proteins from a single region of Pithys albifrons albifrons isolate INPA30051 chromosome 12, PitAlb_v1, whole genome shotgun sequence:
- the LOC139677401 gene encoding chemokine-like factor — translation MAGLKLELDRAYPRSPRGALKIVRALVALVTFLCFVASSAHEAYTALAGLETGITVLFLLLYLLRLDARMPWLFWPLADIFNSVIAALFLLVVCLFAIIVKTNKGTLAGGVLGLILLVLCVVDAVLLCKKISLDRPRGRNAPAR, via the exons ATGGCGGGGCTGAAGCTGGAGCTGGATCGCGCCTACCCCCGCTCCCCACGGGGCGCGCTGAAGATCGTCCGAGCG CTCGTGGCACTGGTCACATTCCTGTGCTTTGTGGCCTCGAGTGCCCACGAGGCCTACACGGCGCTGGCCGGCCTGGAGACAGGAATCACcgtcctgttcctgctgctctaCCTGCTCAGGCTCGACGCGAGAATGCCGTGGCTGTTCTGGCCGCTGGCT GATATTTTCAACTCGGTGATTGCAGCATTGTTCCTCCTCGTTGTGTGCTTGTTTGCAATAATAGTCAAGACCAACAAGGGGACATTGGCTGGAGGA GTGTTGGGCCTTATCTTGCTTGTTCTCTGCGTTGTCGACGCAGTTCTTCTTTGCAAGAAGATTAGCCTTGATAGACCAAGAGGAAGGAATGCTCCTGCCAGATAA